One genomic segment of Erythrolamprus reginae isolate rEryReg1 chromosome 2, rEryReg1.hap1, whole genome shotgun sequence includes these proteins:
- the LOC139160214 gene encoding LOW QUALITY PROTEIN: cholinesterase-like (The sequence of the model RefSeq protein was modified relative to this genomic sequence to represent the inferred CDS: deleted 1 base in 1 codon) yields the protein MSCLLCLFRFCCLLILFPLASSSASNEDTVVITSSGPIKGKQFLSGLGSMTAYLGVPYAEPPLGKLRFQKPLPHQPWNQTLEATSFGNSCPQFIFQDVPEAETWSPKTPQSEDCLSLNIWVPHPQPSSPVPVLVWIHGGGYLMGTSSVDIFNGTHLAATENVIVVTINYRLGALGFLYLPPAAPGNLGLWDQQLALKWIKENAGVLGGDPSRVTIFGQSAGGCSVNFHLLAPKSQDLFAQAVIQSGTANAFWAWRSPEEAKWLALEFVHLLGCSQDNNISIVHCLQTKNVSEFIQHEIALFLKGGFLLNFPFRPTIDGEFLLGEPEKLMEEGQIQVKPVLIGATSDEAATYIPYIFSNITDNLINKEQFMKGIRLLVPNATEDFIRTIASRYSEGQHGPAQFRSALSHFYTDRIIACPLREAAGNIRKTGSPLSAYLFTASPSWSIWPEWVGPSHSAEVPFVFGTIESMISINQTYTDAEARLSRNMMHYWVEFARTGNPTGSAATKDEWPLYNATEHNFFLLNTEPFQERVVEHCGFLKSLFSKAEESDKSEDDSI from the exons ATGTCTTGTCTGCTATGCCTGTTTCGCTTCTGCTGCCTCCTCATCCTCTTTCCATTAGCCTCCAGTTCTGCCTCTAATGAGGACACAGTGGTCATAACCAGCAGTGGCCCTATTAAGGGCAAACAGTTCCTGTCTGGCCTTGGATCTATGACAGCCTACCTAGGCGTTCCTTATGCTGAGCCTCCCCTGGGGAAGTTGCGTTTTCAGAAACCTCTCCCACATCAGCCATGGAATCAAACATTAGAAGCCACCAGCTTTGGCAATTCCTGTCCTCAATTTATTTTCCAGGATGTCCCTGAAGCAGAGACATGGTCTCCTAAAACACCACAGTCAGAAGATTGTCTTTCCCTCAACATCTGGGTGCCACACCCACAACCTTCTTCACCAGTGCCAGTTTTGGTCTGGATACATGGAGGGGGATATTTAATGGGCACGTCTTCGGTGGACATCTTCAATGGGACACATTTGGCTGCCACTGAGAACGTCATTGTGGTCACCATCAATTATCGCTTGGGAGCCCTGGGCTTTCTGTACTTGCCACCAGCTGCTCCAGGGAACTTAGGCTTATGGGACCAACAGCTGGCCCTGAAGTGGATAAAAGAGAATGCAGGTGTCCTTGGGGGAGATCCTTCTCGGGTGACCATTTTTGGCCAAAGTGCTGGAGGATGTTCTGTGAATTTCCACCTTCTTGCACCAAAAAGCCAGGACCTTTTTGCCCAAGCGGTGATCCAGAGTGGAACAGCCAATGCTTTCTGGGCTTGGAGGTCTCCTGAGGAAGCCAAATGGTTAGCTTTGGAATTTGTTCACTTGCTGGGTTGCTCCCAGGACAATAATATCAGCATAGTCCATTGTCTGCAAACCAAAAATGTTTCCgaatttattcagcatgaaatagcTTTGTTCCTCAAAGGTGGCTTCCTTTTGAATTTTCCCTTCCGGCCAACCATAGATGGGGAGTTTTTGCTTGGTGAACCAGAAAAGCTCATGGAGGAGGGGCAAATTCAGGTCAAACCAGTCCTCATAGGTGCAACCTCTGATGAAGCAGCCACATATATCCCCTATATTTTCTCCAACATCACCGACAATCTCATCAATAAGGAGCAGTTTATGAAAGGGATACGGCTGTTGGTGCCCAATGCAACCGAAGATTTTATTCGGACGATTGCATCGAGATACAGTGAAGGACAACACGGCCCAGCACAATTCCGCTCCGCTCTGTCCCACTTCTATACAGATCGGATCATTGCATGCCCATTGAGGGAAGCTGCAGGAAATATCAGGAAAACTGGGAGTCCTTTATCTGCCTATTTATTCACTGCATCG CCTTCATGGTCAATTTGGCCTGAATGGGTTGGGCCATCTCATAGTGCTGAGGTTCCTTTTGTTTTTGGGACCATTGAATCAATGATATCTATCAATCAAACATACACAGATGCTGAAGCCAGACTGAGCCGTAACATGATGCACTACTGGGTAGAGTTTGCCAGAACTGG GAATCCCACTGGGTCAGCAGCCACCAAGGATGAGTGGCCACTCTATAATGCCACAGAGCATAATTTCTTCCTTCTTAATACCGAGCCATTCCAGGAAAGGGTGGTAGAGCACTGTGGTTTTTTAAAGAGCCTTTTTTCAAAGGCTGAAGAGTCAG ACAAGTCTGAAGATGATTCTATTTAA